The Halobacterium hubeiense genome contains the following window.
CGTCACCGCCCAAACGGCGGACGAGACTGCCTCCGTCACCATCGGCCAAATCAATGTCGAGCCGGCCAACCCCACGACCGACTCGCGAACCGTGCTCACGCCCACGATCACGAACTCCGAGACGGCGACCGGCAGCGCGAAGCTCACGGAAGTGAGCATTCGCAGCGGCTCGGTCCTCAACACCGCGGACAACCTCGGCCGACTCGGCGCCGGGGATTCGACCGAAGTCCCGCTCGCTCACACCTTCGACACGCCCGGCGAGCGCCGCATCACCGTCTCCGCGCGTGGCACCAACCCCGACGGCAGCGTCTTTGTCGTCCAGAAATCCGTCTATCTCACCGTCGACGACCGTTCAACGGATGTCGACATCTCCGCGCGCGCCCAATCCGTGAACGGCTCGACGGGCGTCGCTGCGACGCTCACGCAGTACGGCACCGTCCCCGTCGAATCCGGCGAGATCCAGCTCCGATCACAGGGCGAGACCGTCGACCGCGCCCCTCTCTCGAACGTCTCCGGCAGCCAATCACAGACCGTCACGTTCGACGGCGACACCATCCCCGCGGGCGAACTCACCGTCCGCGCCCAGTACACGCTCACCGACGAATACCAGAGCCGAAGCACGGCGACGACGCTCCAGTACAACCCACAGCGTGCCGCCGACATGGCGCTGACCGCCATCGAAACCACCGCCCGAGGAACGACGTACACGATCAGCGGTGATGCGTCGAACCTCGGCGGCGCCGACGCCAACGCCGTGCTCATCGACGTTGCCGCGGCTGAGGGGCTCTCTGCGAACGGCGGTTACTTTGTCGGCACCGTCGAAACCAGCGAGTTCGCTACCTTCGACCTCACCGTCACCGCCGACTCCCCAGTTGAGACGGTGCCCGTCCGCGTCAACTACTCGGCCGACGGCGAGCAGTTCTCCGAAACCGTCACCGTCGACGTGAGCGACACGAATGCGGGCCTAACTGTCGACCGCGATCCCCGCCCACAGTCCGGCGGCTCGCCACTCGGCGGCCTCCCGGTGACCGCACTCGCGGTCGGCGTCCTCGTTCTGGTCGGCATTGGAATCGTTGCCTACCGCTGGCGTCGCTCATGAGCATCATCGAACTCGACGACGTGGTGAAACGCTACGAGAGCGGTGCTGAGACCGTCGAAGCGCTAAAAGGCGTGGATTTCCACGCCGACCGTGGCGAGATGGTCACGATCGTCGGCCCCTCCGGCTCCGGCAAGAGCACGATGCTCAACATGATCGGGCTGCTCGACTCTCCCACCGAAGGGACCGTCTCCCTCGACGGCCGGAACGTGACCGACCTCACGGAAGACGAGCGCACTGAAGAGCGCCGCTCCAAGCTCGGCTTCGTCTTCCAGTCATTTCACCTGCTGCCGATGCTGACCGCCGTCGAGAACGTCGAACTCCCGTCGATGTGGGACACCACCGTTGACCGCCACGACCGCGCCATCGACCTCCTTGAGCGGGTCGGCCTTGGCGACCGCCTCCAACACACCCCCAAACAGCTCTCGGGCGGCCAGCAACAACGCGTCGCTATCGCCCGCGCACTCATCAACAAACCCGATATTTTGTTGGCTGACGAACCAACCGGGAATCTCGACCAGGAGACTGGCGGCACGATTCTCGAGGAGATGCAGCGGCTCAAAGACGAGGAGAACATCGCCGTCGTCTCGATCACCCACGACGAACAGCTCGAACAGTTCTCCGACCGCGTCGTCCGCCTCGTTGACGGGGTGGTCCGCTCGTGAGCATCCTCGCCCGATTCCCTAGCGTGTTGATGGCGTGGCGGAATCTCGGCCGCAACCGCGTCCGCACTGCACTCGCGGCACTCGGCATCGTCATCGGCGTGATGTCGATCGCGTCGCTCGGCATGGCCGGCGTCGCCATCAACCAGCAGGCGACCGCCCAGCTCGGCACTATCGCCAACGAGGTGACGATTACGCCCGGCGAAGACAACCCCGACGACGGCGTCACACAGGAACAACTCGAGGAGATCGAGGCGCTCGTCACGGACGCAGCCGTTGTCGAGCAGAAAACCAACAATACGGACGTTTCCGCCCGTGGCCAAGACGCCCGCGTCAGCGTTACGGGCGTTACCGAAGCCGACGAACTCTACACCGTCTCGGCTGGTGAGGCGCCACCGCGACTGCAGTCCGGAGCGTTACTCTCGAATACGACGGCCCAGGAACTCGGGCTTGAACTCGGTGACCCGGTCGAATACGACGGCCAACTCTACCGCATTCGAGGATTACTCGAGTCCGAGAACAGCTTCGGAGCGGGTGGTGGTGGCGAGCTGGTGTTGCCGCTGTCAGCGCTCTCGGAGCAAGACCACTATGATTCGGTGACCATTATCACCGCGGGGAGCGACGACACGGCGGCGATCGCTGACCGGATCGACGCCGCGTTCAACAGCTACGGCCGCACCGAGGACGTGCAGTTGAGCATCTTCACCAGCGCCGACATCCAGAGCGGCATCAGCGGGTTCATGAACACCCTCGAGTTGGCGCTGCTCGGAATTGGGTCGATCTCGCTCATCGTCGCTAGCGTCGCCATCCTGAACGTCATGCTGATGAGTACGGTCGAACGCCGCGGGGAGATCGGCGTGCTGCGCGCCGTCGGCATCCGGCGCGGTGAGGTACTGCGCATGATTCTCACGGAGGCGGCGTTCCTCGGGACGCTTGGCGGCCTGGTCGGCGCGCTCGCGTCGCTGGCGATCGGCTTTCTCATGTTCGGCGCGCTCACGGGCGACCCGATGGGCGTTCTGGCATGGGCCAGCGCCCGCTATCTCGTCTACGGGTTCGCGTTTGCGGTCGGCGCGAGCGTCCTGAGCGGGCTGTACCCCGCGTGGAAGGCCGCAAACGAATCCCCCGTTGAGGCTCTCCGTGGTTGATTTGGGGCCGTCAGCCACGGCGTTCCCACGATAGGTTTGCACTCCGAGTGACCCATCGGCGGTAGTTCTTCCACATCGGACTCGGGCCGTTTCGGTGGCGAGAGCGCTTTTGCCTGCTACTCTTGGGCTGGCGTCTGCCTGAATGGACGCTCGAATCCAAACACTTAGAACGCGAGCGTCGCTACAGTCTGTTGCCCCGCCTGCCCGACGACCGGCCGTGTGTCCTGTGACTGGCCTGTCGCGCTCACGCGGCCTCCGGGTGGGCGGTGGCTCCCATCACCAGGCTGATGGGTGTTCGCCCTCCATCCCCAGCAGGCGCCGCCTGGTGTGCCGCTACGCTGCGGGCGAACACCTATCGCTACGCTCCGGAACAGCCGTGCCGCTTCGGTCCGGTGTCTGCTGACCGAGGCCACGGCTGTCGCTGGCCAGACCGACGGTGCGTCCGAGTGCGTCGTCGCAGACAACTCGACGTATCCTTTGCCGTCCGGCCGGCAACCACCGGCTTCGCTCACGCGGTAGCGATACGCTTCGCTACATCTTCGACGAAGTCGATATTGTCGCTGGCTGCATCGAACGTTGCGAGCAACACTCCACTGGCTAGCTCTGTAGTGGTTTCCACGTGCGTGGCGTCTTCGCCAACAAAAACATAGTTTCAATGTGCAGCAGCCTCAACTAGGCCGCTAATGAACCGCTCCCGTCGCTTCGGTGCGCTTTTCGTCAGTCTTCTCTGCGTCGCTGCCATCGCAGTCCCAGCCGTTAGCGCGTCCATTTCGGAGCCGGAGACTGTCGCTGAACCGGCCGCCGACGACACACACAGCTACAGCCAGCAGGCAGCCGCTCCGAACATCTCAGTCACGGTCGGGGACACACTCCTCCCTGCCGGCGAGACGATCACTACGACGAACGACCCGACGCTGACCCTGGCTATCGCCGCTGACGCAACGATCGAGATTATCTCCGTCCGTGTCGACGACGAAACCCGCCGTTCGTACGTCCCTAATTCGAGCACGTTCTCCGAGACGACGACGCTCGACCTTGACGCTGGAACTCACCAACTCTCGGTCGTTGTTCGGACAACCGAGGGAACGACCACGTATGACGCGACCGTCATCGAGGATTCGGGGGCCCCACTGATGACATTCGAATCACCGATCTCCGCTGGATTCGTCGGGCCGAATGGAACATACGAGCAACTTAACGACACGTACACACTGAACAAATCAAGCGTCGAGCTTCGGGGGCGCATCCACGACCAGTCGAACGTCGAGCAGGTCATCATCGAACACGAGTACCGCTATCAGTACGGCAACGAACCCCGGGACACGGACACCCGAATTGAGATCACGGAGCCCAATCAGACGATCTCACGCACCCTCCGCCTCGGGCCGACACAACCCGATGTCGGTAGCGGCGTGAACACGCTCAACATCGAGCTCCGCGACGAGTTCGGTCACATTCGCGAATACGAGACCACGCTTCGCGTCGAGGACTCGGACCCCCCGAATATCAGCGTCCTCGAACAGTATCCTGTCGCGACGCGTTCGGCCGTCCGCATTGACGCAGAGGCAACTGACCGCGTCGGACTGGCATCCGTCGGCCTCCGCATCGGCCCGGCCAACGGATCGGGCCAGCAGTATCTCTACACCGAGCGCCAGCCGACCAAACAGGCAATCAGCAAAGTCATCTCCCCGACTGTCGACGTCTTTGATGGGACACGCAACATCACGCTCGTTGCGACCGACCAGGCCGGTCAGACAACAACCAGAGAACTATCGGTTAACTACACGGAGCTCGTCACGCCCAAAATCCAGTTCAACCGCTCGCTGTCCGGCTCAGTCGACGAGCGCACGGTCCAGGCAGCCGGCACGGTTTCTGACGGCCAGATCACTCGTGTTCGGGTTGAAACACTCTCCCCGGATGGGGAGACGATCGATATTAACTCCGTCTACAGCGGCGGTGTCACTGAAAACCTCACCTTCAGAGAGCGCCTCGACGCCGGGAGCTATCCCGCTGCGGTCCGCGTCCGTGTTCTCGACGTGACGGGAACCGAACACATCCAGCGGCTCGAGCTGTCTCAGTCTGAGCCCGCTGACCCTCTGACTCGCTCCACCGAACAGTCCGCCGACCGTAGCACGGATTCGCCGAGCGGTACCACGCTGGGCGCCGTCGAATCCAGTGACCCGATCCAGCCGAGCAGCTCGACCCAGTCTTCGTTGCTTGGCGGCCTGCTCTCGTTCATCGGTCAGCATGCGCTCGCTATCGGAGCGCTCACCGCGGTCGGTATCGGTGGCGCAGTCTACCAACAACGCCGCGGCTAACGAGGTCGTTGGTAGCGCTCTCGCTCTCATCCACGCGGAGCCATACCCGCCAGTTCCCGACGTGACATCGGCCACCACAGCAACAGCCACGGCACGTGGCCGCACGCTTCTCGGGCGAGACACTCTACTAGGTAGTCACGAGGCCAACGCTCCGGATCGCCGCCTAATCGAAAGTACAAGCTCTTTTCTCCCCGGCGCCTCGACTGCACGTATGCGTCGTCGTCCACTCCTTACTGTCGCAGTACTCGGTATGCTACTGTTCGCCGGTTGCGCCGGCCTGGGTAACTCACCCGCAACGACATCCGAGTATCCGGAAACCGTGTCGATTACTGATGACCGGATTGACCGCCACGCGGCTGCGTTGAACGACACGAGCTTCACGTCCGTCGTTGCGATCACACAGGCTGGCGAGACTTCCTCTCGCATCGAATATCGGATCGACCCCGACGCCCAGCGGTATCTCCAGCATTCGATGAACTCGTTCGCTAACACGACCGTGTACACGGACCGGACCCGGACCCAACAGCGGTTCCAGTACGGCAATCAAACGCGTGTTACACAGTCTGACCAGGCTGTCAACGTCACGTCCGCACGTCGCGGCGTGCAACCGATCGCCACGTACGTGTCGCCAAATGCCACGTTCGAACGCAACGGAACCCACACGTTTGACGGCGATGAGGTGATGGCGTATGAGACCGCGGGCACCGACGCACTTCGGCACTCGTTCCGTAACTCGACGGGTGCAAACACCACGGTTACGGACTTTTCGGGTACCGTTGCCGTTGACGACCGCGGCCGAATTCGTCAGTTTACTGGCGAATTCGAGTACACGCAGGGCGAACAGACGATGCAAACGACGCTCACTGCGACCGTTCGCCAGCTCAACGACACCGATATCGAAGAACCCGACTGGATATCGAAGTGAACTACCCTACCCTACTCACTCGCCGCTGACGCGGCTCGTTCCTTGAAGATAGGGCTTCCTGCTTCAACGACGCGCTTTGCAGACACCGAACGGGTGTCCATAGGGAGCGCAGTCTCCACAGGCGTTCGTTCGGAGTGTCCCACCCCTACATCTTGTAGACCCCGAGAAAGAATGTTCCATGCCGCGTTCGCATCCCTGTCCGCCTCAAACCCACAGTCCGGACACGAGTGTTCACGGCCCCACAACGGCTTCTCCGTCGAGACGCCGCACGCCGCGCACTTCTTGGTCGTCCCTCTCGAATCAACTGCGACGAAGTGCGTCCCTTCGCGTTCGCACTTGTACTCAAGTAACGAGAGGAACGTTCGCCACGCAGCAGACGCGGTGTTGCGGCTGTTCGACGGCGATTCTATCA
Protein-coding sequences here:
- a CDS encoding COG1361 family protein, encoding MSAVTRSAATIVAALVVLSLVTAAPVTAQTADETASVTIGQINVEPANPTTDSRTVLTPTITNSETATGSAKLTEVSIRSGSVLNTADNLGRLGAGDSTEVPLAHTFDTPGERRITVSARGTNPDGSVFVVQKSVYLTVDDRSTDVDISARAQSVNGSTGVAATLTQYGTVPVESGEIQLRSQGETVDRAPLSNVSGSQSQTVTFDGDTIPAGELTVRAQYTLTDEYQSRSTATTLQYNPQRAADMALTAIETTARGTTYTISGDASNLGGADANAVLIDVAAAEGLSANGGYFVGTVETSEFATFDLTVTADSPVETVPVRVNYSADGEQFSETVTVDVSDTNAGLTVDRDPRPQSGGSPLGGLPVTALAVGVLVLVGIGIVAYRWRRS
- a CDS encoding DUF7537 family lipoprotein, which produces MRRRPLLTVAVLGMLLFAGCAGLGNSPATTSEYPETVSITDDRIDRHAAALNDTSFTSVVAITQAGETSSRIEYRIDPDAQRYLQHSMNSFANTTVYTDRTRTQQRFQYGNQTRVTQSDQAVNVTSARRGVQPIATYVSPNATFERNGTHTFDGDEVMAYETAGTDALRHSFRNSTGANTTVTDFSGTVAVDDRGRIRQFTGEFEYTQGEQTMQTTLTATVRQLNDTDIEEPDWISK
- a CDS encoding ABC transporter permease — protein: MAWRNLGRNRVRTALAALGIVIGVMSIASLGMAGVAINQQATAQLGTIANEVTITPGEDNPDDGVTQEQLEEIEALVTDAAVVEQKTNNTDVSARGQDARVSVTGVTEADELYTVSAGEAPPRLQSGALLSNTTAQELGLELGDPVEYDGQLYRIRGLLESENSFGAGGGGELVLPLSALSEQDHYDSVTIITAGSDDTAAIADRIDAAFNSYGRTEDVQLSIFTSADIQSGISGFMNTLELALLGIGSISLIVASVAILNVMLMSTVERRGEIGVLRAVGIRRGEVLRMILTEAAFLGTLGGLVGALASLAIGFLMFGALTGDPMGVLAWASARYLVYGFAFAVGASVLSGLYPAWKAANESPVEALRG
- a CDS encoding ABC transporter ATP-binding protein codes for the protein MSIIELDDVVKRYESGAETVEALKGVDFHADRGEMVTIVGPSGSGKSTMLNMIGLLDSPTEGTVSLDGRNVTDLTEDERTEERRSKLGFVFQSFHLLPMLTAVENVELPSMWDTTVDRHDRAIDLLERVGLGDRLQHTPKQLSGGQQQRVAIARALINKPDILLADEPTGNLDQETGGTILEEMQRLKDEENIAVVSITHDEQLEQFSDRVVRLVDGVVRS